The following is a genomic window from Staphylococcus capitis subsp. capitis.
CTCAAGAAGGATTTCTTAAAGAGTTTAATTCTATGAATCAGCGAATCTTACTTCCTTCTAGTCAGCTTGCACGACCAAAATTAGCACATCAATTGAATAATAATAATGTTGTGATTAAGATTGATTTATATAAACCTATACCTCACCATCAAAATATTAATGAGGTTAAACAACTTGTAAAAAATAATGAATTAGATGCTATAACTTTCTCAAGCTCATCTGCAGTTCGTTATTATTTTGAAAATGGAGATACTCCAGAGTTTCACCATTACTATGCGATAGGAAAGCAAACAGCTACAGTTCTTAAAAATTATAATCAATATGTGCAAGTTGCTGATTCACAAACTTCGGAATCAATAATAGCCAAAATTTTAGAAAGTAGGGAGAATAATGAAATTTGATAGACATAGAAGACTACGTTCTTCTCATACAATGCGAGATTTAGTGAGAGAGACACACGTGAGAAAAGAGGATTTAATTTATCCTATATTCGTAGTCGAACAAGATGACATTAAATCTGAAATTCATTCACTACCTGGTGTATATCAAATTAGTTTAAATCTATTACATGAAGAAATTAAAGATGCTTATGATTTAGACATTAGAGCAATAATGTTCTTTGGAGTGCCTAATAACAAAGACGATGTAGGTTCAGGTGCATACGATCATAACGGTGTTGTACAAGAAGCAACGCGTATTGCTAAAAAAATGTATGATGACTTGTTAATTGTTGCGGATACTTGTATATGTGAATATACAGATCACGGCCATTGTGGCGTTATTGATGATCATACTCATGATGTTGACAATGATAAGTCATTACCTTTATTAGTTAAAACTGCTATATCACAAGTAGAAGCAGGCGCAGATATTATCGCTCCAAGTAATATGATGGATGGTTTCGTTGCAGAAATTAGGGAAGGCTTAGATCAAGCTGGGTACGAAAATATTCCAATTATGAGTTATGGTATTAAATATGCATCTAGTTTCTTCGGTCCGTTCCGTGATGCAGCAGATTCAGCTCCATCTTTCGGTGACAGAAAAACTTATCAAATGGATCCAGCAAATCGTTTAGAAGCATTAAGAGAATTAG
Proteins encoded in this region:
- a CDS encoding uroporphyrinogen-III synthase; translation: MKPVIVMTQTSKVQSNLVNIIHKPLIQIQELSFNEHLLNHDYDWLIFSSKNAVKYFYEYLKSVKVKKVAVIGEKTAQYCEDLNINVDFIPCDFSQEGFLKEFNSMNQRILLPSSQLARPKLAHQLNNNNVVIKIDLYKPIPHHQNINEVKQLVKNNELDAITFSSSSAVRYYFENGDTPEFHHYYAIGKQTATVLKNYNQYVQVADSQTSESIIAKILESRENNEI
- the hemB gene encoding porphobilinogen synthase, producing the protein MKFDRHRRLRSSHTMRDLVRETHVRKEDLIYPIFVVEQDDIKSEIHSLPGVYQISLNLLHEEIKDAYDLDIRAIMFFGVPNNKDDVGSGAYDHNGVVQEATRIAKKMYDDLLIVADTCICEYTDHGHCGVIDDHTHDVDNDKSLPLLVKTAISQVEAGADIIAPSNMMDGFVAEIREGLDQAGYENIPIMSYGIKYASSFFGPFRDAADSAPSFGDRKTYQMDPANRLEALRELESDLKEGCDMMIVKPALSYLDIVRDVKNNTNVPVVAYNVSGEYSMTKAAALNGWIDEEKIVMEQMISMKRAGADLIITYFAKDICRYLDK